The Streptomyces laurentii region TCCTCACCGGCTGGTGCCTGCTGCTGGAGTACGGCGTCTCGGTCTCCGCGGTCGCGGTCGGCTGGAGCCAGTACCTGAACGAGCTGCTCGACAGCGTCATCGGCTGGCAGCTGCCCGCCGCGCTGTCCGCCGGGCCCGGCGACGGCGGTGTGGTCAACCTGCCCGCCGTGATCGTCATCCTGCTCGCCGCCCTGCTCCTCGTGCGCGGGGTACGGGAGAGCGCCCGGGCGACCGCCGCGATGGCCATCCTCAAGATCGTCATCCTGGTGGTCTTCTGCGCGATCGGGTTCACCGCCTACCAGAACGGTCACCTCTCGCCGTTCGCGGGCAGCGGCTTCAGCGGGATCACCGCCGGCGCGTCCCTCGCCTTCTTCTCCTTCATCGGCTTCGACGCCATCACCACCGCCGGCGAGGAGGTGAAGAACCCGCGGCGCAACATCCCGCTCGCGATCCTCATCTGCATCGGCGCCGTCACCGTCCTCTACTGCGCCGTCGCGCTCGCCGCGATCGGGGCGCTCGGCCCGGACGCCGTCGCCGACCAGCCGGCCGCGCTCTCGGTCGTCGTCGACAAGGTGACCGACTCGACGATAGGCGGCGGGATCATCGCCTTCGGCGCGGTCGTCGCCATCGCGTCCGTCGTCCTCGCCGTGATGTACGGGCAGACCCGGATCCTCATGTCGATGTCCCGCGACGGGCTGGTGCCCCGGATCTTCGAGCACGTCTCGCCGAAGACCCGTACGCCGGTGGCCAACACCTGGATCGTGGCGCTCGTCTTCGCGGTCCTCGCGGCGTTCGCGACGCTCGGCATGGTCGTCAACCTCACCACCATCGGCACCCTCGCCACCATGGCCGTGGTGAACATCGCTGTGATCACCCTGCGCCGCCGCAATCCCGAGCTGGCGCGTTCCTTCCGCGTCCCGCTCTACCCGCTCAGCCCGATCCTCGGGGTCGCGTTCTGCGTGTACCTCATGTGGGGGACCGGCTGGGTGACCTGGCTGGAGTTCGCCGGCTTCCTCGTCGTCGGCCTGCTCGTCTACGCGGGATACGGGCGCCGTCACTCGCGCCTCGTCACCGACCCGGAGTACGCGGGGCAGCCGGTGGACTGACCGGCCCGCCGCGGAGTCCCCGGGCGGTCAGCGCCGGGGCCCGGCCGGCAGCGGCACGGCCGGGAGCGTGAACCAGACCGCCTTGCCGTGCGCGGTGGGGCGGTGTCCGCAGTCGCTGCTCAGCGCGCGGATCAGGAGCATCCCG contains the following coding sequences:
- a CDS encoding amino acid permease (C-terminus of AA_permease; pfam13906;~PFAM: amino acid permease-associated region; KEGG: sgr:SGR_1571 amino acid permease;~Spore germination protein; cl17796;~amino acid permease [Streptomyces flavogriseus ATCC33331];~amino acid transporter; TIGR00909;~identified by MetaGeneAnnotator; putative), producing the protein MTSRIKSPSRLIAESGADLEGHGLRRTMGLFQLVSFGIGAIVGTGIFVGLSDSVSAAGPAVVISFVLAAVTCVFTAFSFAELGSAIPVSGSSYSFAYASLGERVAFLTGWCLLLEYGVSVSAVAVGWSQYLNELLDSVIGWQLPAALSAGPGDGGVVNLPAVIVILLAALLLVRGVRESARATAAMAILKIVILVVFCAIGFTAYQNGHLSPFAGSGFSGITAGASLAFFSFIGFDAITTAGEEVKNPRRNIPLAILICIGAVTVLYCAVALAAIGALGPDAVADQPAALSVVVDKVTDSTIGGGIIAFGAVVAIASVVLAVMYGQTRILMSMSRDGLVPRIFEHVSPKTRTPVANTWIVALVFAVLAAFATLGMVVNLTTIGTLATMAVVNIAVITLRRRNPELARSFRVPLYPLSPILGVAFCVYLMWGTGWVTWLEFAGFLVVGLLVYAGYGRRHSRLVTDPEYAGQPVD